One Leopardus geoffroyi isolate Oge1 chromosome E1, O.geoffroyi_Oge1_pat1.0, whole genome shotgun sequence genomic window, TCCCTGGAGAAGCAGTGTCCCATCCTTGGACCCCCGCTAGCCACAGCGCCCAGAGAGCCATCCTGGGTCACCTCGCCGGCCTGGTTATCCCAAGAGCTAAACTTCAGTTCTCTGGCAGCCCTTAGCTCCTATCGAGGTTCAAGGACCTGGCATTCGCAATCCACATGCCTTGGATGATACCAACAGCGTTCCCTGGCGCCTGGCTCCTTATTGTCCACAGTCCCATCGAGGGGGCACGGCccaaaaaagggaaggaggaggctgcTTCAGTGGGATGAGTGCCCagcctcccttgcttgtgtttgTCAGGGAAGAAGGGTGCGGAGAGGACTCCACACCAACAACCGGGGTCCCTGGGAGCCTCCAGAACGGCCTCGTCCAGAAACCTCCCCAAAGGAGTGACCCGTTGGAAGCTGCTCTTCCCCTCTTTTAAGCTGACCCCGTTAAGTCTCAGTGGCCCCAGATGAGAGTAGCAGAGACAGGTGCCAAGGACGCCCTCCTGGGGTCCGGAGGAGGATGGTCTTCTGAGGCCAGACGCCCCGCACAGTTCGCAGAGAGGTGCCGacggggtgggcaggggaggctggggagagggcgGCGGCGTTGGGGACTCCGCCCAGCTTAACCAGCCTTGGGTCCTCCTCAGGTCTTGGATGTGCCAGCGCCTCTGGCCGTGGCCCGCTAACCAGCCTCTCCCCGGCCGGCTCGCGCCGCGCCCCCTCTCgcttgctccctcctcctcctcctcctgctcctctcccccctgCTCCCAGGACGGCGGGATGGCGGCGCAGGGCGCGCCGCGCTTCCTCCTGACCTTCGACTTCGACGAGACGATCGTGGACGAAAACAGCGACGACTCGATCGTGCGCGCCGCGCCGGGCCAGCGGCTGCCCGAGAGCCTGCGGGCCACCTACCGCGAGGGCTTCTACAACGAGTACATGCAGCGCGTCTTCCAGTACCTGGGCGAGCAGGGCGTGCGGCCGCGGGACCTGCGCGCCATCTACGAGGCCCTGCCCCTGTCGCCCGGCATGAGCGACCTGCTGCAGTTTGTGGCCAAGCAGGGCTCCTGCTTCGAGGTCATTCTCATCTCGGATGCCAACACCTTCGGCGTGGAGAGCGCGCTGCGCGCCGCGGGCCACCACGGCCTGTTCCGCCGCATCCTCAGCAACCCGTCGGGGCCCGACGCGCGGGGGCTGCTGGCGCTGCGGCCCTTCCACACGCACAGCTGCGCGCGCTGCCCCGCCAACATGTGCAAGCACAAGGTGCTCAGCGACTACCTGCGCGAGCGGGCCCACGACGGCGTGCACTTCGAGCGCCTCTTCTACGTGGGCGACG contains:
- the PHOSPHO1 gene encoding phosphoethanolamine/phosphocholine phosphatase isoform X2 gives rise to the protein MRVAETGAKDALLGSGGGWSSEARRPAQFAERSWMCQRLWPWPANQPLPGRLAPRPLSLAPSSSSSCSSPPCSQDGGMAAQGAPRFLLTFDFDETIVDENSDDSIVRAAPGQRLPESLRATYREGFYNEYMQRVFQYLGEQGVRPRDLRAIYEALPLSPGMSDLLQFVAKQGSCFEVILISDANTFGVESALRAAGHHGLFRRILSNPSGPDARGLLALRPFHTHSCARCPANMCKHKVLSDYLRERAHDGVHFERLFYVGDGANDFCPMGLLAGGDVAFPRRGYPMHRLIQEAQKAEPSAFRAGVVPWETATDVRLHLQQVLKTC
- the PHOSPHO1 gene encoding phosphoethanolamine/phosphocholine phosphatase isoform X1, producing the protein MSGCFPVAGLRCLSRVCRSLAREAPTSPGPTASLGAHFLRTLAETPPADVFLPGNWSWMCQRLWPWPANQPLPGRLAPRPLSLAPSSSSSCSSPPCSQDGGMAAQGAPRFLLTFDFDETIVDENSDDSIVRAAPGQRLPESLRATYREGFYNEYMQRVFQYLGEQGVRPRDLRAIYEALPLSPGMSDLLQFVAKQGSCFEVILISDANTFGVESALRAAGHHGLFRRILSNPSGPDARGLLALRPFHTHSCARCPANMCKHKVLSDYLRERAHDGVHFERLFYVGDGANDFCPMGLLAGGDVAFPRRGYPMHRLIQEAQKAEPSAFRAGVVPWETATDVRLHLQQVLKTC
- the PHOSPHO1 gene encoding phosphoethanolamine/phosphocholine phosphatase isoform X3, translating into MCQRLWPWPANQPLPGRLAPRPLSLAPSSSSSCSSPPCSQDGGMAAQGAPRFLLTFDFDETIVDENSDDSIVRAAPGQRLPESLRATYREGFYNEYMQRVFQYLGEQGVRPRDLRAIYEALPLSPGMSDLLQFVAKQGSCFEVILISDANTFGVESALRAAGHHGLFRRILSNPSGPDARGLLALRPFHTHSCARCPANMCKHKVLSDYLRERAHDGVHFERLFYVGDGANDFCPMGLLAGGDVAFPRRGYPMHRLIQEAQKAEPSAFRAGVVPWETATDVRLHLQQVLKTC
- the PHOSPHO1 gene encoding phosphoethanolamine/phosphocholine phosphatase isoform X4, coding for MSGCFPVAGLRCLSRDGGMAAQGAPRFLLTFDFDETIVDENSDDSIVRAAPGQRLPESLRATYREGFYNEYMQRVFQYLGEQGVRPRDLRAIYEALPLSPGMSDLLQFVAKQGSCFEVILISDANTFGVESALRAAGHHGLFRRILSNPSGPDARGLLALRPFHTHSCARCPANMCKHKVLSDYLRERAHDGVHFERLFYVGDGANDFCPMGLLAGGDVAFPRRGYPMHRLIQEAQKAEPSAFRAGVVPWETATDVRLHLQQVLKTC